One segment of Anatilimnocola aggregata DNA contains the following:
- a CDS encoding response regulator — MDHAQTLRLTRGSKDTSGVRPANPTLHANSTLGDLPVHNYRVTPDTWGTNVRAEFERSAELPGVLIVANGRYLATISRERFFNQLSKPFALELYMRRPIEVLAAAVETDSLELPSTMTVPAAVAVALSRSRHIIYEPVVIRFPDGDVRLLSSETLLLAQSKIIEHASEIIQRQKDAADAANLAKSQFLANMSHEIRTPMNGILGMTDLLLDTSLNGQQREYLEMVRNSAEWLIAIVNDVLDFSKIEAGKLDFEEIDFELRSTMNDLLKPLAFRAHGKELELIYRVAPDVPDHLIGDPTRWRQIITNLVGNAIKFTERGEIFVNVEAQHAASDRLTLHCSVADTGIGIPADRVDKIFQAFEQADGTTTRKYGGTGLGLSISARLVELMHGRIWVESQPTQGSTFHFTITLRQKSENQTTPSPQLDCSATPILVVDDNARSRQSLSELLKCWGFPITEADSGSHALGELITSASRGKPYRLAIIDQQMPGMSGLELIDAIDADPRLTTTSVILLPGPFPLADQRQTSPRVQGVVAKPVNPSRLFDAILNIMQPGTHENGKVALSASSQPVTAQLRVLLAEDNLVNQKLAVALLEKRGHQVTVVDDGHKAIKAWQSSTFDLILMDLQMPIMDGLQAVGEIRRAELAANQQPVPIIAMTAHAMKGDRERCLEGGMDDYVAKPIRAPLLFEAVDRVMSAAKPPPSPPRAPLVPTSATTSSSGPKPIPVSPLAIDWQSALSATAGDVDLMKALIDAFLLEGPKMLAEARDALTSKDGVRLRRAGHTIKGSCGYFAAPTAMDAAQRLETAGGAGDFSAARGALVELVAELRKLVPALKQFRSAN, encoded by the coding sequence ATGGACCACGCTCAAACGCTCCGACTAACTAGAGGAAGCAAAGACACCTCGGGCGTGCGACCTGCAAATCCCACGCTGCATGCCAACTCGACCCTGGGTGACCTTCCGGTTCATAACTATCGTGTAACTCCCGACACGTGGGGGACGAACGTTCGCGCCGAGTTTGAACGAAGTGCCGAGTTACCCGGCGTGCTCATTGTCGCCAACGGTCGCTACCTGGCGACCATTTCGCGCGAGCGTTTCTTCAACCAGTTGAGCAAGCCATTCGCCCTCGAACTCTATATGAGGCGCCCCATCGAGGTGTTGGCCGCTGCCGTGGAAACCGACTCGCTGGAACTCCCTTCGACAATGACGGTGCCGGCTGCCGTCGCCGTCGCACTATCGCGTTCACGCCACATTATCTACGAACCGGTCGTGATTCGCTTTCCGGATGGTGACGTCCGCCTGCTCAGCAGCGAAACACTACTCCTCGCACAGTCGAAGATCATCGAGCACGCCAGCGAGATTATTCAGCGCCAAAAGGATGCGGCCGATGCGGCGAATCTGGCCAAGAGTCAGTTCCTGGCCAACATGAGCCATGAAATTCGCACCCCCATGAATGGCATTCTGGGAATGACCGATCTGCTGCTCGATACGAGCTTGAATGGTCAACAGCGTGAATATCTGGAGATGGTGCGCAACTCTGCCGAATGGCTGATTGCCATCGTCAATGACGTGCTGGACTTCTCCAAGATCGAAGCCGGCAAGCTCGATTTCGAAGAGATCGACTTCGAACTCCGGTCAACCATGAACGACTTGCTAAAGCCGTTGGCCTTTCGTGCTCACGGAAAAGAACTGGAATTGATTTATCGCGTCGCTCCTGACGTGCCCGATCACTTAATCGGCGATCCAACGCGGTGGCGACAGATCATCACCAATCTCGTGGGAAATGCGATTAAGTTCACGGAACGCGGCGAGATATTTGTGAATGTCGAAGCGCAGCATGCGGCCAGCGATCGCTTGACATTGCACTGTTCCGTCGCGGATACGGGCATCGGCATTCCCGCCGATCGCGTCGACAAAATCTTTCAAGCGTTCGAGCAAGCCGATGGCACCACCACGCGGAAATATGGCGGTACCGGCCTGGGACTTTCGATTTCGGCACGCCTCGTAGAATTGATGCACGGGCGCATCTGGGTCGAGAGTCAGCCCACTCAGGGGTCGACATTTCATTTCACGATCACTCTGCGGCAGAAATCTGAGAACCAAACCACACCCTCGCCGCAACTCGACTGCAGTGCCACGCCGATACTGGTCGTCGATGACAATGCCCGTAGTCGCCAGAGCTTGAGCGAACTTTTGAAATGCTGGGGATTTCCGATCACCGAAGCTGACAGCGGCTCGCACGCGCTGGGTGAGTTAATCACCTCTGCCAGTCGGGGCAAACCATATCGCCTGGCCATTATCGATCAGCAAATGCCCGGCATGAGCGGACTGGAACTGATCGATGCCATTGACGCCGATCCGCGGCTGACCACCACCTCGGTCATTCTGCTACCTGGCCCGTTTCCTTTGGCCGACCAACGGCAAACTTCGCCACGAGTGCAAGGTGTGGTCGCCAAGCCGGTCAACCCATCGCGATTGTTCGACGCCATTCTCAACATCATGCAGCCCGGTACTCACGAGAACGGGAAGGTCGCACTATCTGCCAGCAGTCAGCCCGTCACCGCGCAACTCCGAGTGCTGCTGGCCGAAGACAATCTGGTGAACCAAAAACTGGCCGTTGCTCTGTTGGAGAAGCGTGGCCACCAGGTGACGGTGGTAGACGATGGTCATAAAGCAATCAAAGCCTGGCAATCGTCAACGTTCGATCTGATTCTCATGGACCTGCAGATGCCCATTATGGACGGGCTGCAAGCGGTGGGTGAAATACGACGTGCCGAGTTAGCCGCCAATCAGCAGCCCGTTCCGATTATTGCGATGACCGCGCACGCGATGAAGGGTGATCGCGAACGCTGCCTGGAAGGTGGAATGGACGACTACGTGGCGAAGCCAATTCGAGCTCCGCTCCTGTTCGAGGCCGTCGACCGTGTCATGTCGGCAGCCAAGCCGCCGCCAAGTCCGCCCCGAGCGCCGCTTGTTCCCACCTCAGCGACAACAAGCTCGTCCGGGCCAAAGCCAATCCCGGTTTCTCCTCTCGCCATCGACTGGCAATCGGCGCTTTCGGCAACGGCTGGCGATGTCGATCTGATGAAGGCGTTGATCGATGCCTTCTTGCTGGAAGGCCCCAAAATGCTTGCCGAAGCCCGCGACGCGCTAACTTCGAAAGATGGCGTTCGCCTGCGCCGCGCTGGCCACACCATCAAAGGTTCGTGCGGCTACTTTGCGGCACCCACCGCTATGGATGCCGCCCAACGACTAGAGACTGCTGGTGGCGCGGGAGATTTCTCCGCAGCCAGAGGTGCGCTTGTCGAACTGGTCGCCGAGCTGCGGAAACTGGTGCCGGCCCTCAAGCAGTTTCGGTCGGCGAACTGA
- a CDS encoding response regulator, with the protein MPNVLVIDDSPIDRILVEGILKRDSRMKTTVATNGLDGLAKMEATKQDVVITDLQMPEMDGLQLVTAIRLHYPHVPVVLITAHGSEDLAIRALEQGAASYVPKSQVAEKLLDSVDQVLDLAKSDRSYELLASCMQEANFRFDLANDGALLERLVELVQQISTCMGLCDVGGQVRLGMALEEALRMCLYRGNLELSEADMRQVQFHRGAAQPLVEERRRAPGVSDRKLLVAVQLSPAQGLIAIRHEGPPLNWLEDSSPEATAHDGLGDRSLILMKAFVDEVWLDPAGQQLELRIHGPRSNAPTN; encoded by the coding sequence ATGCCTAACGTGCTCGTAATCGACGATTCGCCAATCGACCGCATTCTGGTCGAGGGGATCTTGAAGCGCGACTCGCGCATGAAGACAACCGTTGCGACCAACGGCCTGGACGGCCTCGCCAAAATGGAAGCAACCAAGCAGGATGTGGTTATCACAGACCTGCAAATGCCGGAAATGGACGGCTTGCAGCTCGTCACCGCGATCCGCTTGCACTATCCACATGTGCCGGTTGTGCTAATCACCGCACACGGCAGCGAGGACCTGGCCATCCGCGCTTTAGAGCAAGGTGCGGCCAGCTATGTTCCGAAGTCGCAAGTGGCCGAAAAACTGCTCGACTCGGTCGATCAAGTGCTTGACCTGGCGAAGTCCGACCGCAGTTATGAGTTGCTCGCCTCCTGCATGCAAGAAGCAAACTTTCGGTTCGACCTCGCGAATGACGGCGCTCTTTTGGAGCGACTAGTAGAACTCGTGCAACAGATCTCGACCTGTATGGGGTTGTGTGATGTGGGGGGGCAGGTACGGCTTGGGATGGCTCTGGAAGAAGCGTTGCGGATGTGCCTTTACCGCGGCAATCTCGAACTTTCCGAAGCCGACATGCGGCAAGTTCAATTTCATCGTGGTGCCGCCCAACCCTTGGTCGAAGAGCGCCGACGCGCACCAGGAGTATCTGACCGAAAGCTGTTGGTAGCTGTGCAGTTATCGCCGGCACAAGGTCTGATTGCGATTCGCCATGAAGGTCCCCCGTTAAACTGGCTGGAGGATTCAAGTCCGGAAGCGACTGCCCACGATGGCCTCGGCGATCGCAGCTTGATTCTGATGAAAGCCTTTGTCGACGAAGTCTGGCTCGATCCCGCTGGGCAGCAATTAGAACTGCGGATACATGGACCACGCTCAAACGCTCCGACTAACTAG
- a CDS encoding pentapeptide repeat-containing protein, with protein MIEIRKRDSSQILLRVFKDSLVGHSFSAVNLDSPDFSAMSLADVSMMHACLKNADFRESKLAAASFYRALLTNVRFEGAELTSADFAETVLIGVSFRNADLQQAQFRYARITDVDFHGADLRGANLTMARITGSFRGADLRNADLRSADLRDADLTDARFDGAKLARAQVVGAKLTPLHQQLVQMTKDEVALARSPASAANERPWWKFWN; from the coding sequence ATGATCGAGATCAGAAAGCGGGATTCGAGCCAAATCTTGCTGCGAGTTTTCAAGGACTCTCTGGTCGGCCATTCGTTTTCGGCAGTGAACCTCGATTCGCCAGACTTCTCGGCGATGTCTCTGGCCGACGTGAGCATGATGCACGCCTGCCTGAAGAATGCTGATTTCCGCGAGTCCAAGCTCGCAGCGGCAAGTTTTTATCGTGCCTTGCTAACGAATGTACGGTTTGAAGGAGCAGAGCTAACGTCGGCTGACTTCGCCGAGACCGTGCTGATCGGCGTCTCGTTTCGAAATGCAGATTTGCAGCAGGCTCAGTTTCGCTATGCCCGCATCACCGATGTCGATTTTCATGGGGCAGACCTGCGCGGAGCGAACCTGACCATGGCGCGAATCACCGGCAGCTTCCGCGGTGCCGATCTCCGCAACGCCGATCTCCGTAGTGCCGATCTGCGCGACGCCGACTTGACCGACGCCCGGTTCGACGGAGCCAAGCTTGCGCGTGCTCAAGTCGTCGGTGCCAAGCTAACCCCGCTTCATCAGCAGCTGGTTCAAATGACCAAGGACGAGGTCGCCCTTGCGCGCTCGCCTGCCAGCGCGGCAAATGAACGACCGTGGTGGAAATTCTGGAACTAA
- a CDS encoding HTH domain-containing protein, with translation MSKQQHPGPNEENVSAQLPVTDLEAQSLQVAISDLLRAIPVVWADVDGDCLSHLQTRALFLLISSGMVERRGWLRTTIANHSTCIEIRFQATGESGYHEALQQASPTQFEVWRDAWRDWCGRSHGGASPFHSYMIKPQEWRLTDQGVLARDDLNGLNPDSDPAFVFDFVFKRGPHGPGYWLRRMGPGGRPLSEEETQTVARLQAAGQDLGTLPRPPCNGNGELLEIRKVEASAPASKVNVNNWDEGAAAFAAVFTELMGQRPEVQSPSAATVPQGEPTSPATGPKAVTPSLFAGGLMVFREDRVTLCDVDICSGARSKPRRDFLELLAQRRPDGQFPAYDKDEIAQRIKLKSGEKSVAGLVRDLREDITARLGQLANIQCDGHQVILSGGPGYRFADAITVQLAPGSAITDIEDNDQGHDVSSVPSGDVPDVPNGDVRNRNVPDVGNERQTWILKELAKGRPLNAPNVAKHFGCSVKTVQRDLNALKKAGKVEFVGTSRSGIYRLR, from the coding sequence ATGAGCAAGCAACAACACCCCGGGCCAAACGAAGAGAACGTCTCAGCCCAGTTGCCGGTGACGGATTTGGAGGCTCAGTCGCTGCAGGTGGCGATCTCCGACCTGCTTCGGGCAATTCCAGTTGTTTGGGCAGACGTCGATGGTGATTGTTTGAGCCATCTACAAACCCGAGCTCTTTTTCTGCTCATTTCCTCGGGGATGGTCGAACGGCGAGGTTGGCTACGCACCACGATAGCCAATCATTCCACATGCATCGAAATACGCTTCCAGGCTACGGGAGAATCTGGTTACCACGAGGCGCTTCAGCAGGCCTCGCCCACCCAATTCGAAGTTTGGCGCGATGCGTGGCGGGATTGGTGTGGTCGTTCGCACGGCGGAGCTAGTCCTTTTCATTCATATATGATCAAGCCGCAAGAATGGAGGTTAACCGACCAAGGCGTTCTGGCTCGGGATGATCTTAACGGGTTGAATCCTGATTCGGATCCGGCATTCGTGTTTGATTTTGTGTTCAAGCGAGGGCCTCATGGCCCCGGCTACTGGCTGCGACGAATGGGGCCCGGCGGGAGACCATTGTCAGAAGAGGAAACGCAGACCGTCGCCAGACTCCAAGCAGCCGGCCAAGACCTTGGGACATTGCCAAGGCCGCCGTGTAACGGCAATGGTGAACTGCTTGAAATTCGTAAGGTCGAAGCATCAGCGCCAGCTTCCAAAGTGAATGTGAACAACTGGGACGAGGGTGCGGCAGCATTTGCTGCCGTCTTTACCGAGTTGATGGGACAAAGGCCGGAAGTACAATCTCCGTCCGCCGCGACAGTCCCTCAAGGCGAGCCTACGTCTCCTGCAACTGGGCCTAAAGCGGTAACGCCTTCTCTCTTCGCTGGCGGGCTAATGGTGTTTCGTGAGGATCGGGTAACCCTTTGCGATGTCGACATCTGTAGTGGGGCTCGCTCCAAACCACGGCGAGACTTTCTTGAGTTGCTTGCCCAGCGCCGACCTGACGGGCAGTTTCCTGCATATGACAAGGACGAGATCGCGCAACGAATCAAATTGAAAAGTGGCGAAAAGTCCGTTGCGGGCCTCGTTCGGGATTTGCGCGAGGACATTACCGCGCGTTTAGGGCAGCTGGCAAATATCCAATGCGATGGACATCAGGTCATTCTGAGTGGCGGCCCAGGATACCGTTTTGCCGACGCGATAACTGTCCAGTTGGCACCGGGAAGCGCGATCACGGACATTGAGGACAACGATCAGGGACATGATGTCTCTAGTGTCCCTAGTGGGGATGTCCCTGATGTCCCTAATGGGGATGTCCGTAATCGGAACGTCCCCGATGTCGGAAATGAACGTCAGACTTGGATCCTGAAGGAGCTCGCAAAGGGAAGGCCGCTCAACGCTCCAAACGTGGCCAAGCACTTTGGATGTTCGGTAAAGACGGTCCAACGGGATCTGAATGCATTGAAAAAAGCAGGAAAGGTGGAGTTCGTTGGAACCTCACGATCTGGAATCTATCGGCTTCGCTAA
- a CDS encoding HNH endonuclease: MNSVPGYEIGRIYNRTIAIHARFGGQQQGGISTPADYPYVFLFTGESGEQFGYSDGWNKDGVFIYTGEGQKGDMQFVRGNSAIRDHAANGKALHLFASLGKSKGYRYLGEFCCATWEGRTGTDVEGLERKTLVFHLVPLSAIEPLENQRTPAAASIRDLRAAAYAAASEAAQAEPKSAKRIVYERSAAVRDFVLARAAGTCELCRMPAPFFRPNGLPYLEPHHIRRVSDGGPDHPRWVGAICPNCHTEIHFGLDGNAKNQALKDYVRQLEDQH, from the coding sequence GTGAATTCAGTTCCCGGCTACGAAATCGGTCGAATATACAACCGCACAATTGCCATTCATGCACGCTTTGGCGGCCAGCAACAGGGCGGAATCTCGACTCCTGCTGACTATCCATATGTGTTCTTGTTCACTGGGGAAAGTGGCGAGCAGTTTGGATACTCTGATGGCTGGAACAAGGATGGAGTTTTCATCTACACCGGCGAAGGGCAAAAAGGTGACATGCAGTTTGTGCGAGGGAATTCTGCGATTCGCGATCATGCGGCTAACGGGAAAGCCTTGCACTTGTTTGCATCCTTAGGCAAATCAAAGGGGTACAGGTATCTGGGCGAATTTTGCTGTGCAACTTGGGAAGGGCGAACAGGCACAGATGTTGAGGGGTTGGAGCGAAAAACGCTCGTCTTCCATCTCGTACCACTTTCAGCAATTGAGCCATTGGAAAATCAACGAACTCCAGCAGCGGCATCGATACGAGATCTCCGCGCTGCGGCATATGCAGCAGCAAGCGAAGCCGCCCAGGCCGAACCGAAGTCGGCAAAACGCATCGTTTACGAACGCAGCGCGGCAGTGCGCGACTTTGTTTTGGCTAGGGCGGCCGGAACTTGTGAACTCTGTCGCATGCCAGCACCCTTTTTTCGTCCCAATGGTTTGCCTTACCTTGAGCCGCACCACATTCGCCGTGTTTCGGATGGGGGGCCGGACCATCCGCGTTGGGTCGGCGCAATCTGTCCGAATTGCCATACGGAGATTCACTTTGGCCTAGATGGGAATGCAAAGAATCAGGCACTCAAAGACTATGTGCGACAGCTGGAAGACCAACACTAA
- a CDS encoding DinB family protein, with protein sequence MIALSHHATLEVWCNHRSLEAAGKLTAEQLFHRFPFGFQTVHATLFHIVEVLQTWSGCVAPTVFKPPMLPYEAEMSLERLTEWNRELSDAFLVAIDASHDLELLHRDRRLEQIFHLVTHGTHHRTQFITMLRLLGKDPPFEAGDFGGWSMGIDSRATG encoded by the coding sequence TTGATTGCGCTAAGCCACCATGCGACACTCGAGGTTTGGTGTAATCATCGATCTCTGGAAGCCGCAGGTAAGCTGACTGCCGAACAATTATTCCACCGATTTCCCTTCGGATTTCAAACAGTTCACGCGACGTTGTTTCACATCGTCGAAGTACTTCAAACGTGGAGCGGGTGCGTGGCCCCGACCGTTTTCAAGCCGCCGATGTTACCGTATGAAGCGGAGATGTCGTTGGAGCGGCTCACGGAATGGAATCGCGAACTTTCCGATGCCTTTTTGGTGGCAATCGATGCATCCCATGACCTGGAACTGCTGCATCGCGATCGCCGGTTAGAACAGATCTTCCACCTGGTTACACATGGCACGCATCATCGCACGCAGTTTATTACGATGCTCCGCTTGCTCGGCAAGGATCCGCCGTTCGAAGCTGGGGACTTCGGTGGCTGGAGCATGGGAATAGACTCGCGGGCAACCGGCTAA
- a CDS encoding DUF2332 domain-containing protein, translating to MFDFDHVNRVYRSFADNECQGYSDLYFNLAHAVAAKDELVAFLSPLPVIQPNLFLAAIQYLAGQEWMPKSAKELEVFVQRRGVEIATLMNLRRTQTNEVGRCAVLLPALPDGPLALLEVGASAGLCLLLDEFYYDYGDTKIGIPESPVRLRCQTQGVLPLPEKLPQVVWRAGLDLAPVNLRDQADARWMSSCVFADHVERQQRLQAAMDLGRRREVKVHQGNLVTDLRQLIDDAPDHALLVVFHSAVLSYVSPQERNIFASNMADASRARDIIWISNESRSVVPEIAALAPPSGPRPFLLGRTTFHRGERRDEFLALAHPHGAELEWLHPRY from the coding sequence ATGTTTGATTTTGACCACGTGAACCGGGTTTACCGGAGTTTTGCTGACAATGAATGCCAGGGTTACTCCGACCTGTACTTCAACTTGGCCCATGCGGTTGCCGCCAAGGATGAGCTTGTTGCATTCCTTTCCCCCTTGCCCGTCATTCAGCCCAATCTCTTTCTGGCTGCTATTCAATACCTTGCCGGGCAGGAATGGATGCCAAAGTCGGCTAAAGAGTTAGAAGTTTTTGTGCAGCGGAGAGGTGTAGAAATAGCGACGCTAATGAATTTGCGACGCACGCAAACTAACGAAGTTGGCCGCTGTGCAGTACTGCTGCCAGCATTGCCTGACGGTCCTCTCGCACTACTGGAGGTCGGTGCAAGTGCCGGGCTTTGTCTGCTTCTAGACGAGTTCTACTACGACTATGGTGACACAAAGATTGGCATTCCAGAGTCACCCGTAAGGCTACGGTGCCAGACTCAGGGCGTGCTTCCGTTGCCCGAAAAACTGCCGCAGGTTGTATGGCGAGCGGGGTTAGATCTTGCGCCGGTCAATTTACGGGACCAAGCTGATGCTCGCTGGATGTCATCGTGCGTATTCGCTGATCATGTCGAGAGACAACAGCGGCTTCAGGCGGCGATGGACTTGGGCAGACGACGCGAAGTCAAGGTGCATCAAGGCAATCTAGTGACTGATCTAAGGCAACTAATTGACGATGCCCCCGACCACGCACTACTTGTCGTATTTCATTCGGCAGTGCTCAGCTACGTATCCCCTCAAGAACGAAATATCTTTGCCAGTAACATGGCCGATGCGTCCCGAGCACGTGACATCATCTGGATCTCGAATGAATCGAGATCCGTCGTTCCGGAAATTGCCGCGTTAGCTCCGCCGTCGGGTCCACGTCCGTTCTTGCTAGGCCGGACAACATTTCATCGCGGTGAGCGAAGAGATGAATTTCTGGCGTTAGCTCATCCCCATGGGGCAGAACTTGAATGGCTGCACCCACGATACTAG
- a CDS encoding response regulator — MSDTFESHTPLRILVVEDNKDAADSLAMLLRIQCAHTVDVAYTGLQALQVANVRRPDVILLDLGLPIMNGYQVAEAVRAMPDAEEIVIIAITGHSQPEAVDASAAAGIDLHLAKPVDIRHLLSYLSGSGLS; from the coding sequence GTGTCTGACACTTTTGAATCTCACACGCCTCTGCGGATTTTAGTCGTTGAGGACAACAAAGATGCAGCTGACAGTCTGGCAATGCTGCTGCGAATCCAGTGCGCCCATACCGTCGACGTGGCCTACACGGGGCTCCAGGCATTGCAGGTCGCCAACGTCCGTCGCCCGGATGTAATCTTGCTCGATCTGGGCCTCCCCATCATGAATGGCTATCAGGTCGCTGAGGCCGTGCGAGCTATGCCGGATGCTGAAGAGATTGTGATCATCGCCATCACTGGGCACAGCCAGCCGGAAGCAGTTGATGCATCGGCCGCCGCCGGAATCGACCTTCACCTGGCCAAACCGGTCGACATTCGGCATTTGCTCAGCTATTTAAGCGGTAGTGGCCTGAGTTGA